The DNA sequence ATTCAGGACAAAGTTACAAGCAGCATCGAGGATGGCTAGAAGAAGGCTTGCTATTTTTTTATCTGTAGTTCTTGCGATTAAACTTATTCAAACATCCTGTTCTCTCACCTTTCGATCTTATTATTAATAAAGAAAATGGAGACTATTATTCAATTTTTTGACTTAGGCACTAAAAACCCATTAATTTAAATACTTAGTTAAAACAGAGGTGTTGATAGAAGATTGATTATTTGTTATTTTGTTTTTTATAATCAAATAAAAGTAAAACAATAATAAATAAATGGCGATTTAAGATGAAACATTTTAAATAATGCTGTGCGAAGGCCAACTTAACGCAAGCTAATCAATCTGCTCGCCCAAAAAAAAACATCATGCAATAGTATTCATAAAGTATTTTAAAACCCTTCGTTGCAGGACAGCCCATCTGCGCACAGAAATACCGTCAGTGATTCATTTAGCAGACTTTATTAGCAGGGTAGTTTTGGCAATGATAAGCACGTATTGAATAATAAGCAGCGCAGACATTGCTTTGATTATTATACATATTATTAGCAGCCTTGCAGCATAACGTGCTAGAGGCTGATTTGGCAAATTACACCACCATTGGTGCTAATACCTTGCAAAGCTACTTAATAGAACATGGTTTTTAATGGCCTTACCGTAACGGCTTAATCCCTTTAAAAAAGAGGAGCGAGTCGCAATCTTTTTTAGCCTATAACGCACAGGAAAAAGGCTGTTATTCCACTGAAAAAAATGCAACTGGAAAGCCTCTGACGGACATGGATTATTAGCCAATTAATCGTGAAAAAATATTAAAGATTAGGCGCGTGCTATTACGTTATGGTGAATTAAATATAGCAGATCGCGAAAATACTCAATATGAACATAACTACCAATTTGGGCTGGTGAGAATAAACAATAAAGGGGAAAAAAAATGCTAGATCCTGCAATAGAAAGCTTTTTTTCTGACAGAAAAGAAGCGTGGCTAAAAAAAAAAGTAAATGCCTCAATGGAAGAGAGCGAAGTTAATGTCCTGCAATTAGAGTGTCAGCAATTTTTTTCACTTAATGAGTGGTTACCCAATGCCGCTAAAAGAGCAGGACAAATATCACTGGCAACACACCCTTGTACTTTTAGCCATCCCAGTGCCCGTAAAAATAAAAATGGTTATGTCAGTTCAGTTATTGCCAATGTACAAAGAGCGGAAGATGGCTTTTTAAAAACAGGTAATGTGGTCGTGGATACGGATGCATTAGGTAATGCTGCTGCGTTAGATGTATATAAATTTTTGACGCTAATAATGCAAGATAATCGAAGTTTGTTAACGCACATTCAACAGGATTCAGCATTGGCTGAAAATCTATTGGCAATGACATCCAAAAGTTATCAAGACCTTAAAACAGGCTTTTTGGCAATGATCGAAAGCTCTGTCGAAAATATTACCAGTTCTAAAATTAAGCAAGTCTATTTCCCTGTTGATAATGATTATCATCAGCTCTCTTTATTAACCAACTCAGGCATGCTTTATCAATTAAGGAAGCGTATTGACAGGTTAAGATTTTCTGATCAAGTAAAAGAGTTACGTGATAAAAAACGTAAAAATGAATTTAGTGAGCAGGGTTACTGTGACATTTATGGTTTAACAACGATAGGTTACGGAGGCACTAAACCACAAAATATTAGCGTATTAAATAATCAAAATGGCGGTAAGGCACATCTTCTTTCATCATTGCCACCAACAATAGAAAAATGCCACACACACTTTCCTAAAAGTGATTTTTTTGTTGAGTCTTTTCAACAGCAAGAGGCTCTCAGTCTTTTTTATTTTTTACAGAAAATCATAAAAAATAAATACAACAACATTAATATTCGTGATGCACGTAATGATTGTATCCAAGAAATTATCGACAAAATAATTGATAAAATGTGGGCGGTTAGAGCAATCTCAGCAGAGCAATATCATCAAGAGAGTTCAAATTTAAAGGATCACCAATTGATTTGGTTACATCAAAACTTTGCGCAAAAAAGAGAAGCCACGGATCTATGGCTAGATCAATTAACCACTGAAATAGCGCGCTGGCTCAGTCGCGCTTATGAAAAGATGATTGGCAAGCAGGCAATAAAGCTTGGTGAACAAGAACTTGCCCATATTGAACAAATTGTTGATCAAAATAGGGAGGCATTAAGATGAGTGAAATACAACGTGTATTGCTATTGCCACACATCAAAGTCCACAACGCTAATGCATTATCTAGCCCCTTTACGATCGGCTTTCCTGCCATGACAGCATGGTTAGGCGCGGTTCATGCGCTGCAGCGCAAGCTCAATGCAAAGGGATATGATGCAGTTAAATTTATCTCGGTAGGTGTTGTCAGTCACCAGTGCGACCTGCAAACACATAAAGGCGTGGGGGATTACGTACATTCTATTATTGGTACAGGTAATCCGCTTGATAAAACAGGATCACGTAGCGCATTTATTGAAGAAGCGCGTTGTCATTTAGACGTATCACTGATCATTGAGTATACGGGTACTGCCAAAGAAAATGAGGATGCAGTAAAAGATAAAATAACACAACTGCTTAATAGCAGCATGAAAATGGCAGGTGGCGATATTTTAACCTTTAATTTACCTGATTTTTTTAAAATAGAAGCGGGTAATACAAAAGACATCCATAAATTAATCCGAAAAGTAATGCCGGGCTATGCATTAATAGAACGACGCGACTTAATGATTGAGGCTATGGAGCAGGGGCAGGATGCCATTGATGCTGTTTTAGATAATCTCGCAATTCATCATACTGCTACGACAGACGAAAATACTAAAGGTGAAAGTACAGTCACTTGGTCAAGTAAACGCAAGACAAAAGGGTGGATTGTACCGATAGCAACAGGTTTTCATGGCTTAACCGAACTAGGACAAGCTAAAAATCAACGCGATCCGAATACTCTGCATCGTTTTGCTGAAAGTGTGGTGACATTAGGAGAATTTAAAATGCCACATCGTATTAAATCATTGAATGAGATTTTATGGTCTTACCACGCAGATATTCCGAATAATTTATATTTATGCACACAAAATTGCGTGACAAAAACAACTAATCTCTCTCCTATAACAAATCAATTATCAACACTTTTTGATTAATTTATTTTTAATAATAAGGAATAAATACCATGGCTAAAAATGAAAATATTGCATCAGTATTAGCATTTGAAAAGAAGTTAGTGCCATCAGACGGTTACATGTATGGCACTAACTGGGACAATAAAACCTTGGTGACAGCACTCTCATTAATTGAAAAATCGGTACGTGGCACTATCTCCAACCGTTTAAAAGCGGCGATAAAAAGTGATCCTGTTAAATTAAATACAGAAGTAGAAAAGGCAAATTTACAAACAATAGATGTTTGTGCACTTGCACCCGAGCAAGACACACTGAAATTACATTTTACTTTAAAAATTCTTGGCGGGGTACAGCAGCCATCGGCTTGTAATAATGCGCTGTTTAAACAAAGCTATAGCAAAGCAGTTAACAAATATATTGAAAAAGAAGGTTTTAAAGAATTGGGAAAACGCTATGCACTTAACTTGGCAAATGCACGCTTTTTATGGCGTAACCGTGTTGGATCAGAAAATATTGAAGTACAAGTTAATGCACTGAACAAAGACAGCAAGCAGTCATGGGGGTTTGATGCAACTCAATTTAGCATGCGCAATTTTGATGATGCTAACGCACAGGTTCTCGAATTAGGGGATCGCATAGCCAAAGCACTTTCCAGCGAAGATGATTTCTTAATGTTAGAAATTAACTGTTTTGTGCAGTTAGGTAAAGCGCAAGAAGTTTATCCAAGTGAAGAGTTGGTGTTAGATAAAGGTAAAGGGACAAAAAGTAAAATACTTTATGCAGTGAAAGATATTGCAGCCATGCACTCTCAAAAAATTGGTAATGCATTGCGCAGTATTGATACCTGGTATCCAGAATTTGTTGAGGTCGAAAAAACAGCTGGTCCGATAGCGATTGAACCTTATGGTGCTGTTACAAATTTAGGTAAAGCCTATCGTACCCCTAAAGATAAACAGGACTTTTATACCTTTTTTGATAAATGGGCGCGTGGCACTGAGCTTGGGCGGATTGAGGATGAACACTATGTAATGGCAATATTAGTGCGTGGTGGTGTCTTTGGTGAAAGTGATAAATAAGCTGGTGGTTTTTAAGGAAAGAAAATGAAATATTATCTCGATATTACTTTATTGCCAGATATTGAAATCCCGTTAGGTTTTATTTGGCAGAAAGTATTTCAGCAAGTACATATTGCACTGGCTGATAATAAAGTCGGTGAAAACGAATCCGACATTGCACTGTCGTTACCCAATTATGGCGATAAAGCTTTTCCATTGGGTAATAAATTACGTTTGTTCTCTGTATCAGAGCAAGCATTAGAAAGGTTAGCGATAACAAAGTGGCTCAAACGTTTTACTGACCATACACATATAACGTCAGTAAAAGCGGTGCCGGAATCGGCAAATGAGTATGCTTGTTTTACGCGTAAGCAGTTCAATACCAATATTTCGCGCTTAGCAAGACGCAGAGCAAAGCGGCATATGGAAACCTTTGAGAAGGCATTGCAATATTATGATAATTTTGCAGAAGAACAAACTAAATTGCCGTTTATGAATATTAAAAGTTTAACTAACAATGCACAATTTAGGATTTTTATAGAGAGATCAATAACAAAAATACCAAAACAGGGCACCTTTAATTGTTATGGATTAAGTCAAGCAATAGCAACAGTACCTTGGTTTTAACCTTTTTTTTGCTTTTTAAAAATATATTTTTTGGTTGTTATGCTATTGGCTCACTGCCACACAGGAAGCTTAGAAAAGCATTCAAAATAAGGCAACCAATTAAGGCGTGATTTACGCTTGGCTCTTTCAATAACACTGAACTCCAAATAAGGAGGTGTTATTCTGAGCGTTAAATAATTAACATGGGTATTTTGATGATTTCGGTAATTGATCGTGGTAATTTTAGTTTTTAAAAAATAATAACGGTTAATGGCGAATTTTATTAGATGTGGTTATTTGAGCCCTTACTTTAATACTGCTTTTTACGTATTATTTTAAGCTCTTATCACTTTAATCTAAGATGCATTACGAGGTTTGAAAATGGAATTTAAAATTGCTGAGTTAAGTGATATCTCGGCGATATTGTTACTGCATGCGAAATATCAGGTTGATACTATTTGCGATCAGGACAAAAAAGACGGTTTTGTGACCACCGCGTTTACGACGCCGCAGTTAACGAATCTGATTAATTAACAGCAGGTTTATTTATCGCTAAAAAGGAACGTTTAGTTGTTGCCTAGGTGATGCTGGGGATTTTGGTCAAGATGGCCAATGTTTGTACATATGATCAAAGATT is a window from the Psychromonas ingrahamii 37 genome containing:
- the cas6f gene encoding type I-F CRISPR-associated endoribonuclease Cas6/Csy4, translated to MKYYLDITLLPDIEIPLGFIWQKVFQQVHIALADNKVGENESDIALSLPNYGDKAFPLGNKLRLFSVSEQALERLAITKWLKRFTDHTHITSVKAVPESANEYACFTRKQFNTNISRLARRRAKRHMETFEKALQYYDNFAEEQTKLPFMNIKSLTNNAQFRIFIERSITKIPKQGTFNCYGLSQAIATVPWF
- the csy2 gene encoding type I-F CRISPR-associated protein Csy2, which translates into the protein MSEIQRVLLLPHIKVHNANALSSPFTIGFPAMTAWLGAVHALQRKLNAKGYDAVKFISVGVVSHQCDLQTHKGVGDYVHSIIGTGNPLDKTGSRSAFIEEARCHLDVSLIIEYTGTAKENEDAVKDKITQLLNSSMKMAGGDILTFNLPDFFKIEAGNTKDIHKLIRKVMPGYALIERRDLMIEAMEQGQDAIDAVLDNLAIHHTATTDENTKGESTVTWSSKRKTKGWIVPIATGFHGLTELGQAKNQRDPNTLHRFAESVVTLGEFKMPHRIKSLNEILWSYHADIPNNLYLCTQNCVTKTTNLSPITNQLSTLFD
- the csy1 gene encoding type I-F CRISPR-associated protein Csy1, whose amino-acid sequence is MLDPAIESFFSDRKEAWLKKKVNASMEESEVNVLQLECQQFFSLNEWLPNAAKRAGQISLATHPCTFSHPSARKNKNGYVSSVIANVQRAEDGFLKTGNVVVDTDALGNAAALDVYKFLTLIMQDNRSLLTHIQQDSALAENLLAMTSKSYQDLKTGFLAMIESSVENITSSKIKQVYFPVDNDYHQLSLLTNSGMLYQLRKRIDRLRFSDQVKELRDKKRKNEFSEQGYCDIYGLTTIGYGGTKPQNISVLNNQNGGKAHLLSSLPPTIEKCHTHFPKSDFFVESFQQQEALSLFYFLQKIIKNKYNNINIRDARNDCIQEIIDKIIDKMWAVRAISAEQYHQESSNLKDHQLIWLHQNFAQKREATDLWLDQLTTEIARWLSRAYEKMIGKQAIKLGEQELAHIEQIVDQNREALR
- the csy3 gene encoding type I-F CRISPR-associated protein Csy3, producing the protein MAKNENIASVLAFEKKLVPSDGYMYGTNWDNKTLVTALSLIEKSVRGTISNRLKAAIKSDPVKLNTEVEKANLQTIDVCALAPEQDTLKLHFTLKILGGVQQPSACNNALFKQSYSKAVNKYIEKEGFKELGKRYALNLANARFLWRNRVGSENIEVQVNALNKDSKQSWGFDATQFSMRNFDDANAQVLELGDRIAKALSSEDDFLMLEINCFVQLGKAQEVYPSEELVLDKGKGTKSKILYAVKDIAAMHSQKIGNALRSIDTWYPEFVEVEKTAGPIAIEPYGAVTNLGKAYRTPKDKQDFYTFFDKWARGTELGRIEDEHYVMAILVRGGVFGESDK